One Helianthus annuus cultivar XRQ/B chromosome 12, HanXRQr2.0-SUNRISE, whole genome shotgun sequence genomic region harbors:
- the LOC110894837 gene encoding uncharacterized protein LOC110894837, giving the protein MINSEIKTTDLGTNVPGTTAFHKQPVFAARKVALREVQQNNNNNITRDTHSERLLPVDGQLFADASKTCGTKMATPDYAPSPILTNNGAHEHFNLLRSKHEGYHGKNVGYSQSASVPHIKQEMSQINGNNMRYGSLVVSNQMASKVSVSRFKEYNEEQRADRLVNLHNFINQCDGSEYRDNIQLLLRLSPLELSRYAVELEKRAIQLTIEEVMPLALLTSKTWPLVVDIRWKAF; this is encoded by the exons ATGATCAACTCTGAGATTAAGACAACTGATCTCGGGACTAATGTACCCGGCACAACCGCATTTCACAAACAGCCGGTTTTCGCAGCCAGAAAAGTAGCATTAAGAGAGGTGCAACAGaacaataataacaacataaCACGCGACACCCATTCGGAACGTTTACTTCCAGTCGACGGACAACTGTTTGCAGACGCATCTAAAACATGCGGTACTAAAATGGCTACACCTGACTATGCGCCATCTCCTATCTTGACCAATAATGGCGCACATGAGCATTTTAATCTCCTGCGTAGTAAACATGAAGGATACCATGGGAAAAACGTTGGTTATTCACAATCTGCAAGTGTACCTCATATTAAACAAGAAATGAGCCAGATTAATGGGAATAATATGCGTTACGGTTCTTTAGTGGTGTCGAACCAAATGGCTTCGAAGGTGTCTGTTTCTCGGTTTAAAGAGTATAATGAGGAACAGAGGGCTGACCGATTGGTAAATTTGCATAATTTTATCAATCAATGTGATGGGTCGGAGTATAGAGATAATATTCAAT TGCTCTTGCGTTTATCGCCTTTGGAGCTTAGTAGATACGCAGTTGAGTTAGAGAAAAGAGCGATTCAGTTAACCATAGAAGAAG TTATGCCCCTTGCCTTGCTAACATCAAAGACATGGCCTTTGGTTGTGGACATCAG GTGGAAAGCTTTTTAA